A window of the Spirochaetae bacterium HGW-Spirochaetae-1 genome harbors these coding sequences:
- a CDS encoding short chain dehydrogenase: MDNKFPEKRIIITGAGSGLGRALALEFAMKGWRIAIADIDKKRIKETAAMVNEAGGKALEAPCDVTVPMNLEKLKDLVMKEWGGVDILVNNAGVAGAGFMEKIPLDEWEWILAINLKSVIYGCRTFIPFFKNQGSGYIVNVASNAGIASLPEMSCYNVTKAAVISLSETLRGELEPTGIGVTVVCPTFFKTNLMDQFQSPDERQRLLAERFFEKSKTSSEQIALHIIKSIEKRRLYVITQLDGKFSWVMKRLNPELYFRGLGWGYKKGIMDRYLGLKN; the protein is encoded by the coding sequence ATAGACAATAAATTTCCGGAAAAACGGATTATCATTACCGGAGCCGGCAGCGGCCTGGGCAGGGCCCTGGCCCTGGAATTCGCCATGAAGGGATGGCGTATAGCTATTGCCGATATCGACAAAAAACGAATAAAGGAAACTGCCGCCATGGTAAACGAGGCGGGAGGAAAAGCTCTTGAAGCTCCCTGCGATGTCACTGTTCCCATGAACCTGGAAAAACTAAAAGACCTGGTCATGAAGGAATGGGGCGGCGTTGATATTCTTGTAAACAATGCAGGAGTGGCGGGCGCCGGTTTCATGGAAAAAATTCCCCTCGACGAGTGGGAATGGATTCTGGCCATCAACCTCAAGAGTGTCATATACGGATGCCGAACTTTTATCCCCTTTTTTAAAAACCAGGGATCGGGATACATTGTCAATGTAGCTTCCAATGCCGGGATAGCATCCCTGCCCGAGATGTCGTGCTACAATGTCACCAAGGCCGCCGTAATTTCCCTGTCGGAAACACTGCGCGGGGAACTGGAACCGACGGGTATCGGCGTCACGGTGGTATGCCCCACTTTTTTCAAAACTAATCTCATGGACCAGTTCCAATCCCCCGATGAACGTCAGCGCCTTCTGGCAGAACGTTTCTTTGAGAAGTCGAAAACAAGCTCGGAACAGATCGCCCTGCATATCATAAAATCAATCGAAAAAAGACGGCTCTATGTCATCACGCAGCTTGACGGAAAATTCTCCTGGGTGATGAAGCGACTGAATCCGGAACTCTATTTCAGGGGACTGGGATGGGGATATAAAAAAGGAATCATGGACAGGTACCTCGGCTTAAAAAATTAA
- a CDS encoding acyl-CoA dehydrogenase, producing MNVMTTQQLNDNLCDERQAFAELAHDLALKKLVENIEEHDRYPFTELYTDAIADAGTVGFYGINLNSRYGGVDMNTHMVAVILEQLSQHEAGLAGVVFTNAAALEIIRQASEETDCAQVYAAITSLGTAPLAFQSYASPAEMEIPEVDANGKLWGIARYLVLGNFADYAVIPAQKPDTHDYSLYLVNLSSHGVVKSDPILSLGFHTCPAVDITLNGADALLIGSHGKGNTYFDAMQKNMGLCAAAVSLGIMKGSLQSALQYTADRYQGGRQIIDWPQVRMLLANMAIEVKIGESVLARAGQELENGCTGWGDTSLAAAIHVGEMATRSATDGVQLFGGNGYTKDYPQEKRMRDARQAQCLLGMVPLKKIKYIAGIIDENI from the coding sequence ATGAACGTTATGACAACACAGCAATTAAACGATAACCTCTGCGATGAACGTCAGGCCTTTGCCGAACTCGCCCATGACCTTGCCCTGAAAAAACTCGTGGAAAATATAGAAGAACATGACCGCTATCCTTTTACGGAACTGTATACCGATGCCATAGCTGATGCGGGGACAGTGGGATTTTATGGCATAAACCTGAACTCCCGGTATGGCGGCGTTGACATGAATACCCATATGGTGGCAGTCATTCTGGAACAGCTGTCACAGCATGAAGCCGGCCTGGCAGGAGTCGTTTTCACCAATGCGGCGGCCCTGGAAATCATCCGCCAGGCCTCGGAGGAAACGGACTGCGCACAGGTATATGCAGCCATCACCTCTCTTGGCACGGCTCCCCTGGCTTTCCAGTCCTATGCGAGTCCTGCCGAGATGGAAATACCTGAAGTTGATGCAAATGGGAAACTATGGGGCATAGCCCGGTACCTTGTGCTGGGAAATTTTGCCGACTATGCCGTTATCCCGGCTCAAAAACCGGACACTCATGATTATTCTTTGTACCTGGTCAATCTCTCCAGCCATGGAGTCGTCAAATCAGATCCAATCCTGAGCCTGGGATTTCACACATGCCCGGCCGTGGATATAACCCTGAATGGAGCAGATGCATTATTGATAGGCTCGCATGGCAAAGGAAATACTTATTTTGACGCCATGCAGAAAAACATGGGGCTGTGTGCCGCAGCTGTTTCTCTCGGCATCATGAAGGGCTCCCTTCAATCGGCCCTGCAATATACGGCGGACCGGTATCAGGGAGGCCGCCAGATCATTGACTGGCCCCAGGTACGCATGCTACTGGCCAACATGGCCATTGAAGTTAAGATAGGAGAATCAGTCCTGGCACGGGCCGGGCAGGAACTGGAGAACGGCTGTACGGGATGGGGGGATACATCCCTGGCAGCAGCGATCCATGTGGGCGAAATGGCCACACGATCGGCAACGGACGGCGTGCAGCTCTTCGGGGGCAATGGCTACACCAAGGATTATCCCCAGGAAAAACGTATGCGTGACGCGCGCCAGGCCCAGTGCCTGCTGGGAATGGTTCCCCTGAAGAAGATCAAGTACATCGCCGGCATTATCGATGAAAATATATAA
- a CDS encoding acyl-CoA dehydrogenase has protein sequence MKPWNIGSKEQRRILSDGPTIAECYNSLECQHKILRSTHKDVERAIAIARKFNDTVIKPIALDTDRRCMEDHNYLPYEFAQKAAQWGLYTMFIPKLFGGQGVNFLAMYPFIEEISISCAGLGHVINLHYCGAATLFPSMHAGIMRKVFWDVTKSEKEGKPRLCTIVVTEPSSGTDVQEPLLIDHARPDSSVEKVKGGYVINGKKIFISNGHLSHWHIANFQEDKNNRGESWIQFVVPNGTKGFSFGTHERKMGQLACCASELLFDDCFIPDNMISFRAQDPEFKNGKGSRWAGHTIVDHVTASTRTGVAAIATGMARGAYEKTLDYARHKKINGRLLINHQWAQIILTDMYRNVNISRTAYMESVYSLTLNGLFKLLFIKPVHAFINLMPRWYFRLISPVLRLKIATKILRHVYYHSYTNEERNIASGWGSLSKFACSDLGVVNANLAMDLMGADGLRHENSAEKFFRDAKLQQIYESTNDINRMNMFYCLVANDKPEVEFFK, from the coding sequence ATGAAACCCTGGAATATCGGCAGCAAAGAGCAGCGACGGATTTTATCGGACGGACCGACAATTGCGGAGTGTTACAATAGCCTGGAATGTCAGCACAAAATTCTCAGAAGCACCCACAAGGATGTAGAAAGGGCCATTGCCATCGCGAGGAAATTCAATGATACAGTCATAAAACCCATCGCCCTTGATACGGACCGGCGCTGTATGGAGGACCACAATTATCTGCCCTATGAATTCGCCCAAAAAGCAGCGCAGTGGGGCCTGTACACCATGTTTATACCGAAACTCTTCGGCGGACAGGGAGTCAACTTCCTTGCCATGTACCCTTTCATAGAAGAAATATCCATAAGCTGTGCCGGCCTTGGCCATGTCATAAACCTGCATTACTGCGGAGCGGCTACGCTTTTCCCCAGCATGCATGCCGGGATAATGAGAAAAGTATTCTGGGATGTGACAAAAAGTGAAAAAGAAGGAAAACCCCGTCTCTGCACCATCGTCGTCACCGAGCCCTCATCGGGAACGGACGTGCAGGAACCGCTTCTCATAGACCACGCACGACCCGATTCCTCCGTGGAGAAAGTAAAGGGCGGTTATGTCATCAACGGAAAAAAAATATTCATATCGAACGGTCATCTTTCCCACTGGCATATCGCCAATTTTCAGGAGGACAAGAACAACAGGGGTGAATCATGGATTCAGTTCGTGGTACCCAACGGAACCAAGGGATTCAGCTTCGGAACCCATGAGCGGAAAATGGGTCAGCTGGCCTGTTGCGCCAGTGAACTCCTCTTCGACGACTGCTTCATCCCCGACAACATGATCTCCTTCAGGGCCCAGGACCCGGAATTTAAAAACGGCAAAGGTTCCCGCTGGGCCGGCCATACCATCGTCGATCATGTTACGGCCAGCACACGGACCGGCGTGGCTGCCATTGCCACGGGCATGGCACGCGGCGCCTACGAAAAGACCCTGGATTATGCCCGTCATAAAAAGATCAACGGCAGGCTTCTTATAAACCACCAGTGGGCCCAGATCATTCTCACCGATATGTACCGTAATGTAAATATTTCACGCACAGCCTACATGGAAAGCGTCTATTCATTGACACTTAACGGTCTTTTTAAACTCCTTTTCATTAAGCCCGTTCACGCCTTTATCAATCTCATGCCGCGATGGTATTTTCGGCTCATCTCACCCGTACTGAGGTTGAAGATTGCCACAAAAATTCTCCGGCATGTATACTATCACAGCTATACGAACGAGGAAAGAAACATTGCATCGGGCTGGGGATCGCTTTCGAAGTTCGCATGCAGCGACCTGGGCGTGGTGAACGCCAACCTGGCCATGGACCTCATGGGAGCCGACGGCCTGCGCCATGAGAACAGCGCAGAAAAGTTTTTCAGGGATGCAAAGCTCCAGCAGATATACGAGAGCACCAATGATATCAATCGAATGAATATGTTCTACTGTCTCGTTGCCAATGACAAACCTGAAGTCGAATTCTTTAAATAA
- a CDS encoding fluoride efflux transporter CrcB, translating into MEKIFLVALGGSLGALSRYGITILSARLFSDRFPAGTLIVNLTGCFLIGLMFSLGSERNIISPLFRLFFITGFLGALTTFSTYGIESVNFARNGMLDVSLLNILLNNIAGFLLVFMGLWAGRSI; encoded by the coding sequence TTGGAAAAGATATTTCTTGTCGCGCTGGGAGGCAGTCTCGGTGCGCTTTCACGATACGGCATTACCATTCTTTCTGCCCGGCTGTTTTCCGACAGGTTTCCCGCCGGAACCCTGATTGTGAATCTTACGGGCTGCTTCTTAATCGGGCTCATGTTTTCACTGGGCAGCGAGCGGAATATCATAAGCCCACTGTTCCGCCTGTTTTTCATCACGGGCTTTCTCGGGGCTCTCACCACCTTTTCAACATATGGGATCGAAAGCGTTAATTTCGCCCGGAACGGGATGCTCGATGTTTCTTTGCTGAATATCTTGCTGAATAACATTGCGGGTTTTCTACTTGTCTTTATGGGACTATGGGCGGGCAGATCAATATAG
- a CDS encoding phosphopeptide-binding protein gives MSSIKRRIFLCLVGLLAGLAAWPAAETTLLFQADFPSYLVFSIFLGAVFGIFLGGFFGSGDGIIMSHRRSIITGVTRGMVIGALGGAAGFFIGQAALFITGEYLIHSMKKFNTVGMPISRAIGWAFLGLFIGMVDGVRSGSWNKIRIGMIGGISGGFAGGLALEYFRIAFPGTVFARLLGLLIFGLFIGLFYGFVEMRLSYGVLTLLNGRFKGREFLINQKKIRIGALEKNDIRLEGYHNISDNHALVSIKKDDVFIAKAGDGSILVNDDPVNEHMLKYEDVIKIGSAKLLYQYK, from the coding sequence ATGTCTTCAATCAAGAGAAGGATCTTTCTGTGCCTGGTGGGCCTTTTGGCCGGACTTGCCGCGTGGCCCGCTGCCGAGACAACCCTGCTGTTTCAAGCCGATTTTCCGTCATACCTGGTATTCTCGATTTTCCTCGGTGCCGTCTTCGGAATTTTTCTCGGCGGCTTTTTCGGAAGCGGCGACGGCATTATCATGTCGCACCGCCGAAGCATAATAACGGGTGTGACACGGGGGATGGTCATCGGGGCCCTGGGCGGCGCCGCCGGTTTTTTCATCGGCCAGGCGGCCCTGTTTATAACCGGCGAATATCTCATCCATTCAATGAAGAAGTTTAATACCGTGGGTATGCCCATATCGCGCGCCATAGGCTGGGCATTCCTGGGTCTGTTCATAGGCATGGTCGACGGAGTACGTTCGGGCTCGTGGAATAAAATCAGGATCGGCATGATCGGCGGCATATCGGGGGGATTCGCCGGCGGGCTCGCTCTGGAATATTTCAGGATAGCCTTCCCCGGGACCGTCTTCGCCAGGCTCCTGGGACTGCTTATATTCGGCCTTTTCATCGGACTCTTTTACGGCTTTGTGGAGATGCGCCTCTCCTATGGGGTGCTGACGCTTTTAAACGGGCGGTTTAAAGGCAGAGAATTTTTGATAAACCAGAAGAAGATCAGGATAGGCGCCCTGGAAAAAAACGATATCAGGCTGGAAGGATATCACAACATATCGGACAACCACGCGCTTGTGAGTATAAAAAAAGACGATGTATTCATAGCAAAGGCCGGCGATGGCAGTATCCTTGTGAACGACGATCCCGTGAACGAACATATGCTGAAATACGAGGACGTCATTAAAATCGGTTCAGCGAAACTGCTGTACCAGTACAAATAG
- a CDS encoding thiolase yields the protein MRDVYVVAAHTTRFGKYLNKSIKDLTAETVVPCLKEANLDKEDIEALWFANSGWGYSTGQDCIRAQVSLRPLGIESIPMTNVENACAGGSTAFHHAWMGVASGLYDITMAVGAEKVYNPNQYKVFAGFLGGLDIENIDNILANISVYGMTDEDRLNLAAHIKKYAPKAPAGQKKKKKTMSDRITDYKNMFRIYLRLTENLGSETVKEMRNLFATDHSPFMDVYGYAARQHMKKYGSTPEQLALIASKNHFHSSLNPNAQYNFLVSPEQVLADRMVTWPLTRAMCAPIGDGAASAILCDGETVRRLGLSSQAVKIRSSILGSGREREFDSIDIGERLSKKAYEKAGLGPEDIHLAEVHDASAYGELHQAEALGFCAEGEGGILAQKGATKIGGKIPINTSGGLESRGHPIGASGLAQIHELVTQLRGKAGQRQVQGARIALGENGGGALGQEEAAMCIHILEAPSASL from the coding sequence ATGAGAGATGTTTATGTTGTTGCGGCTCATACTACCCGATTCGGCAAGTATCTGAATAAAAGTATAAAGGATCTTACGGCGGAAACGGTCGTTCCCTGTCTAAAAGAAGCGAACCTGGATAAAGAGGATATAGAGGCCCTGTGGTTCGCCAATTCCGGATGGGGATACAGTACCGGCCAGGACTGTATCCGCGCCCAGGTGTCCCTGCGCCCCCTGGGAATCGAATCCATCCCCATGACGAACGTGGAAAACGCCTGCGCCGGCGGGTCCACGGCATTCCATCATGCCTGGATGGGTGTTGCCAGCGGCCTCTATGACATAACCATGGCCGTGGGAGCCGAGAAAGTTTATAATCCCAACCAGTACAAGGTTTTCGCCGGGTTCCTGGGAGGGCTTGATATCGAGAATATTGACAATATTCTCGCCAATATCTCCGTATACGGCATGACCGATGAAGATCGTCTGAACCTGGCGGCACACATCAAAAAATACGCACCGAAGGCCCCGGCGGGTCAGAAAAAGAAAAAAAAGACCATGAGCGACAGGATCACTGACTATAAAAACATGTTCAGGATATATCTCCGGCTCACGGAAAACCTTGGTTCAGAAACGGTAAAGGAGATGCGTAATCTCTTTGCAACGGACCATTCGCCCTTCATGGACGTGTATGGTTACGCAGCGCGCCAGCATATGAAAAAATACGGCAGCACGCCGGAGCAGTTGGCCCTTATCGCGTCGAAAAACCATTTCCATTCGTCCCTGAACCCCAACGCCCAGTATAATTTTCTTGTATCACCGGAACAGGTCCTGGCGGACCGCATGGTCACCTGGCCCCTGACGCGCGCCATGTGTGCCCCCATCGGTGACGGTGCCGCTTCGGCCATCCTTTGCGATGGAGAAACGGTGCGCAGGCTGGGCCTGTCGTCCCAGGCCGTAAAAATACGATCCTCCATCCTTGGATCGGGCCGGGAACGCGAATTCGATAGTATCGATATAGGGGAGCGCCTGAGCAAAAAGGCCTATGAAAAGGCGGGATTGGGCCCGGAGGATATACACCTGGCCGAGGTCCATGACGCCTCGGCGTACGGCGAGCTTCACCAGGCCGAGGCCCTGGGCTTCTGTGCCGAGGGCGAAGGAGGAATACTTGCCCAGAAAGGAGCCACAAAAATCGGTGGAAAGATTCCCATCAACACCAGCGGCGGCCTGGAATCACGGGGGCATCCCATCGGGGCCTCGGGGCTTGCCCAGATACATGAACTGGTGACACAACTCCGCGGCAAGGCGGGACAACGCCAGGTACAGGGCGCCCGGATCGCCCTTGGAGAAAACGGCGGCGGCGCCCTGGGACAGGAAGAGGCAGCCATGTGCATACACATACTGGAAGCGCCGTCGGCAAGCCTTTGA
- a CDS encoding histidine kinase — translation MPLRYNVIEIFTSEEIRYKGKAAYSAVIDYVRDLKIAARCIVTKAFAGCYENGELVSTNIEVLSFNLPLKIEIILPALEVERVVSAVEEIITDGIVIVRDMDVRLHMTSSRLIPRQIRVNDVMTPSPTCVAVSATVGEIIKLLLHSDFNAIPVIDADSRPVGIITQGDLIARAGMPVRLGLLSGLEGEKTDAYLETISRKTAGDIMSKPVITVSREITLGEAVDEMLKVNYKRMPVVDARGRLVGILARFDIFNSIAQESPDWNSVKSQKMKVGNIHYVADVMRCDPDTVKPDTPVNEIIRIINARKVQRVAVVDDVGRLIGLVSDRVLLGAFANNQAGVWDYLMAKMPFKEMADRHKELIRQTTMKTASDVMKTDVITVRENTRIDEAVRLMAGRGIKRLPVLDAEGKFKGMISRDSVLRAGLKK, via the coding sequence ATGCCATTGCGATATAACGTAATTGAAATATTCACCAGCGAGGAAATCCGTTATAAAGGAAAAGCGGCGTATTCCGCTGTGATCGATTATGTGAGGGATTTGAAAATTGCTGCACGCTGCATAGTCACCAAGGCTTTCGCGGGCTGCTACGAAAACGGTGAGCTGGTAAGTACCAATATTGAAGTGCTTTCCTTCAACCTGCCGCTGAAAATTGAGATCATACTGCCTGCCCTGGAAGTGGAAAGGGTAGTGTCCGCCGTTGAAGAGATCATTACCGACGGTATCGTCATCGTCAGGGACATGGATGTTCGCCTTCACATGACGAGCAGCAGGCTTATTCCACGGCAGATCAGGGTAAATGACGTCATGACGCCGTCTCCAACATGTGTTGCTGTATCGGCCACGGTGGGTGAAATTATCAAGCTGCTGCTGCATTCGGATTTCAATGCGATTCCAGTTATAGACGCCGACAGCCGTCCCGTGGGCATCATAACCCAGGGCGATCTCATTGCACGGGCCGGAATGCCCGTACGCCTCGGCCTGCTTTCCGGTCTGGAGGGAGAAAAAACCGATGCATACCTGGAAACAATTTCCAGGAAAACCGCCGGGGATATCATGTCGAAACCGGTGATTACCGTATCCCGGGAAATAACGCTTGGGGAAGCCGTTGATGAAATGCTGAAAGTCAATTATAAAAGAATGCCCGTTGTTGATGCCCGTGGCCGTCTCGTCGGTATTCTTGCCCGTTTTGATATCTTTAATTCTATCGCTCAGGAATCTCCCGACTGGAACAGCGTAAAATCACAAAAGATGAAAGTAGGGAATATACATTATGTCGCCGACGTCATGCGCTGCGATCCCGATACGGTAAAACCCGATACGCCCGTAAACGAGATAATCAGGATTATCAACGCCAGGAAAGTACAGAGAGTGGCCGTCGTCGACGACGTTGGTCGTTTGATCGGCCTGGTATCGGACCGCGTTCTGCTCGGCGCCTTTGCAAATAACCAGGCCGGCGTATGGGATTACCTCATGGCGAAAATGCCCTTTAAGGAAATGGCCGACAGGCACAAAGAACTTATCAGGCAGACGACCATGAAGACGGCATCGGATGTAATGAAGACCGATGTAATCACCGTCAGGGAAAACACGCGCATCGATGAAGCCGTAAGGCTCATGGCCGGAAGGGGGATAAAACGGCTCCCGGTACTTGACGCCGAAGGAAAATTCAAGGGCATGATAAGCCGCGATTCCGTTTTGCGTGCGGGATTGAAAAAATGA
- a CDS encoding AMP-dependent synthetase → MFFYAEMRRGTFRKNLSSMVKIKEITEDMSWAELLEEKASRYPERPFLIFEDETYTNRKMDANANRVANFFLSLESGRGKGVAIMMGNSPRFLDVFFGVQKIGMYSIPVNTSLRGDSLLYILNHSDAEYLVIDGEFLETYKRIADRVENIKTIIVNTDRDTDDSSFTGSMIPFGTSYTYSTHKPEGHYDKNDICFILYTSGTTGLPKGVLYRYGKSTVKLLSIPANALYKKSDILYTCLPLFHGNALFLTVTQGMHRGARVVLAKKFSASRYWDDIRKYNVTSFNTIGAIIPILIKQPERDTDNKNNVRFIFSAACPADEWPKFEKRFSVKIFEGYGAVDGGGKSIMNLGNAPVGSIGKPSPGVQYRLVDNEMNDVPVGTPGQLIFASRGERKSVEYFKNEKAGNEKLRDGWIFTGDLVRKDRKGYLYFVGRNAEFMRIKGENVSAYEVEHAIQKHPHVLEAAVYAVPSELAEDEIMVSISLVDGKDLEESELISFLREDLPKFAVPRFVKIVKEFPRTETQRIIKKELEKAGIIPGTFDSQKSEYIEISMIS, encoded by the coding sequence ATGTTTTTCTACGCTGAAATGCGGCGCGGCACATTCCGTAAAAATTTATCAAGTATGGTAAAGATAAAAGAAATCACCGAGGATATGTCCTGGGCGGAACTATTAGAGGAAAAAGCCTCCCGGTATCCCGAACGTCCCTTTCTCATATTCGAGGACGAAACATATACTAACCGAAAGATGGATGCCAACGCCAACCGCGTGGCCAATTTTTTCCTCAGTCTTGAAAGCGGCCGCGGCAAAGGCGTTGCCATTATGATGGGCAATTCACCCCGATTCCTCGATGTGTTCTTCGGCGTACAGAAAATCGGCATGTATTCCATTCCCGTCAATACATCGCTTCGCGGCGACAGCCTTCTGTATATCCTGAACCACAGCGACGCGGAATACCTGGTTATCGATGGAGAATTCCTGGAAACCTACAAAAGAATCGCCGACCGGGTAGAAAACATCAAAACCATTATAGTCAATACGGACCGCGACACGGACGATTCATCTTTCACCGGCAGCATGATACCCTTCGGTACTTCGTACACGTACTCAACACACAAGCCTGAAGGACACTATGATAAAAATGACATATGTTTCATACTCTACACCTCGGGAACCACGGGACTTCCCAAGGGGGTGCTGTACCGCTACGGCAAGAGCACGGTAAAACTTCTCTCCATTCCGGCCAATGCCCTGTATAAAAAGTCCGACATACTGTACACCTGCCTGCCCCTTTTTCACGGCAACGCCCTTTTCCTTACGGTGACCCAGGGCATGCATCGCGGTGCCAGGGTCGTCCTGGCGAAAAAATTCTCTGCAAGCCGTTACTGGGACGACATACGAAAGTACAACGTGACGTCCTTTAACACCATCGGCGCCATTATCCCCATTCTCATAAAACAGCCGGAACGGGACACGGACAATAAAAACAATGTCCGCTTTATCTTCTCTGCGGCCTGCCCTGCCGATGAATGGCCTAAATTCGAAAAAAGGTTCAGTGTAAAAATATTCGAAGGATATGGCGCTGTTGACGGCGGCGGCAAAAGCATCATGAACCTGGGCAACGCGCCTGTCGGTTCCATAGGCAAACCCAGCCCCGGCGTCCAGTACCGCCTCGTTGACAATGAGATGAATGATGTTCCCGTTGGAACTCCTGGACAACTCATCTTCGCATCGCGGGGTGAAAGGAAGTCTGTGGAATATTTCAAAAACGAAAAGGCCGGCAATGAAAAGCTCCGTGACGGCTGGATTTTCACCGGCGACCTGGTCAGGAAGGACCGTAAAGGATATCTCTACTTCGTGGGACGCAATGCCGAGTTCATGCGGATAAAAGGAGAAAACGTGTCGGCTTATGAAGTGGAGCATGCCATTCAGAAACATCCCCATGTCCTCGAAGCCGCCGTCTATGCCGTACCGTCGGAACTGGCCGAGGATGAAATAATGGTTTCTATCTCTCTCGTGGACGGAAAGGACCTGGAGGAAAGCGAACTCATCAGTTTTCTCAGGGAAGATCTCCCTAAATTCGCCGTTCCCCGCTTTGTTAAGATCGTCAAGGAATTTCCCAGGACCGAAACTCAGCGGATCATCAAGAAAGAACTGGAAAAAGCCGGGATTATTCCCGGAACCTTTGACTCACAGAAAAGCGAATATATAGAGATATCCATGATTTCCTGA